The Dickeya poaceiphila DNA window AAAAGCCCCGACAAAGCCGTCGGGGCCTGGTACTCGCAAGCAGACCGATAATAGGGAATGCTGCGCGGCAAAGGGCATTGAAGGATAGCTAAGACTATACCTGGCAGCACAGTCCAGGATCTAGAAAGCAGAAGTCGTAGAGGAAGCCGCCTCAGGGCTTAAGGCGCTTTTCATGGCCGCCACGACATCACCATCAACACAGTAGTGCTGAAACTCATCCATTTCAATTTCGGAACAGAGCGTCACGCCTAATTTGCGATAACGCATCGGTGAAGGCCGCCACTGACCTGCCGATGTATGCAACTCCTGAATGCCACAAGCGCGAAACTTGTGCAAATTAGTCAATCGCACACCCGCTCCAGCCATGATAATTGGACCACAACTGGTTTCATTAAGTTCCCGCAACAATGTTAACCCATTTTCGGCACTTTGCTGCTGACCAGAAGTCAGAACACGGGCGACGCCCAAATCTGCCAATTGATTCAACGCCAGACGCGGGTTCAGGCACATATCAAACGCACGATGAAACGTTACTGCTACCCCCTCGCATCGGGCCATAATCTGC harbors:
- the cutC gene encoding copper homeostasis protein CutC — encoded protein: MPMLEVCCYSLDCALTAQQAGADRIELCASQREGGLTPGYGVLRQARETLTIPVHPMVRPRGGDFCYSSQEFISMLYDIDQIKSMGFPGLVVGVLNEEGHIDITRMRQIMARCEGVAVTFHRAFDMCLNPRLALNQLADLGVARVLTSGQQQSAENGLTLLRELNETSCGPIIMAGAGVRLTNLHKFRACGIQELHTSAGQWRPSPMRYRKLGVTLCSEIEMDEFQHYCVDGDVVAAMKSALSPEAASSTTSAF